From the Carya illinoinensis cultivar Pawnee chromosome 4, C.illinoinensisPawnee_v1, whole genome shotgun sequence genome, one window contains:
- the LOC122308487 gene encoding light-inducible protein CPRF2, translated as MRENLVRAMNTVFPVDEMADPFWPSAAGSSTAMNRSESEWALERFMEELSSSSSPAALATVSAAAAAVSASLPLPKIVASPAPTVSPVGSSSSTSRREEADDQVIDNPNHPQPLDRPYPTAPVDPDEYRLLLQSKLHMACAVAAQRGSASKPEECGNVVESQLQGLKPSQPGSQAHDDKAADHNFPTAQSEADGGSLGIPESPLQRKSGVQIRQTTSGSSREDSDDEELEGDMENPGNTTDVKRARRMLSNRESARRSRRRKQAHMNELETQVNQLRAENSTLLERLSDMNQKYEQSGVDNRILKADIEALRANVKMAEETVKRLTNLPQMNLAMADMPSAGMPFACNPMNGNPALPILPNPNQFFHQPVPNVANATPHHQRLDSSFPSNPPIPLVGNPQKTIGGNRVAEMSSMQHTASVPQAQKHISADASSHGAMPSWDPELSHTVANNN; from the exons ATGCGAGAAAATTTGGTGAGAGCGATGAATACTGTGTTCCCAGTCGATGAAATGGCCGATCCGTTCTGGCCTTCGGCAGCGGGTTCGTCCACAGCGATGAATCGGAGCGAGTCGGAGTGGGCCCTGGAGAGATTTATGGAGGAGCTCTCCTCCTCATCATCACCGGCTGCCTTGGCTACGGTCTCGGCGGCTGCGGCAGCGGTATCGGCATCTCTGCCCCTTCCCAAGATCGTCGCTTCCCCAGCACCCACCGTGTCTCCCGTGGGATCTTCATCTTCCACGTCTAGAAGAGAAGAAGCCGACGACCAGGTCATCGACAATCCTAATCATCCGCAGCCGTTGGATCGTCCGTATCCGACAGCTCCAGTTGATCCCGATGAGTACCGCTTGCTTCTTCAAAGTAAGCTCCATATGGCATGCGCCGTCGCTGCTCAACGg GGGTCGGCTTCAAAGCCTGAGGAATGCGGTAATGTTGTGGAGAGTCAATTGCAGGGGTTAAAGCCGTCTCAACCTGGATCTCAAGCGCACGATGATAAAG CTGCGGATCATAATTTCCCTACGGCACAAAGCGAGGCTGATGGTGGATCACTTGGCATTCCGGAATCACCTTTGCAGAGAAAATCTGGAGTCCAAATCAGACAAACAACAAGTGGATCATCGAGAGAGGATTCGGATGATGAGGAACTTGAGGGAGATATGGAAAACCCTGGGAACACTACTGATGTGAAACGTGCTAGGAG AATGCTTTCAAATCGAGAATCAGCTAGACGCtctagaagaagaaaacaagcgCATATGAACGAACTTGAGACACAG GTCAATCAGCTTAGGGCTGAAAACTCTACCTTGTTAGAGCGTCTTTCTGACATGAATCAGAAGTACGAGCAATCTGGTGTTGACAACAGAATTTTAAAAGCTGATATTGAGGCTTTGAGAGCAAAT GTGAAGATGGCTGAAGAAACAGTTAAGCGACTGACAAATCTCCCCCAGATGAATCTAGCCATGGCCGATATGCCTAGTGCAGGAATGCCATTTGCATGCAACCCGATGAATGGTAATCCTGCTTTACCAATTTTGCCGAACCCAAACCAATTCTTTCACCAGCCAGTTCCAAATGTTGCCAATGCCACTCCACATCACCAGAGACTTGACAGCAGTTTCCCCAGCAACCCTCCAATTCCTCTTGTTGGAAACCCACAAAAAACTATTGGTGGAAACAGAGTGGCCGAAATGTCTTCGATGCAACACACAGCTAGTGTGCCACAAGCGCAAAAGCACATTTCTGCGGATGCTAGCTCGCACGGGGCCATGCCTAGTTGGGATCCTGAACTTTCTCATACGGTTGCAAACAATAATTAG